The DNA region ATATACACATTCAGGATTGATCAAAGTATGTCGTATACAATCATATGGATCGAGGTCTTTGAGTTGATTTGTTTTTGTAGTGAGCTCAATGTTAAGTAATGATATTGCCTCGTAGAGATCCGTGGACTGTACATACTTACTTACTGCTCTAAAGTTAAACTCGCTCGCTTCAATCTGTGTCGGGTACTTGCAGAAGGGATTTGGTACTTAGTACACTCGAATGAGAAAAAAGAATCAGGTTTTCGGATTCTGGAAGCCCAAAGGACGAGCTTGTAAGATATACTCGAACTCTGTGATAAATGGATGGCGCTCTACTTTAGAATATTACGAAGGTAAAGCCCATGATGCTGCTCAAACAACAGATTGGGTTATGCAAGAGTATAGCATTACTCAGAAGGAAATATCGGGTGAAAAAAATAACCCAAAGGTAGCTACCGCATTAAAAAAAAGGATGCATATTTTTATGATGTCGTTTAGTTATATATAAGCCAACCCGCAAATCACTTTGTTAGTTTGGTTGGTCATTTTGCAGGAGCCAACATCACTTTGTAGAGTTTTCCTCTGCAACGGGAGTAGTCACATAAACGGGGCACACACCAAAGGCGAATCAGAGGATATTAGTTTAAGGGCATCAGTTATTCCAAAAACTAATAATACCTCAGAGCAAGATTCTAAAAGTGAATCTAAGGTGGCAGATTTACATTTGCTGTGGGTTATATTTGATATAAACTGGATTCTTTTCTTAATGAACCCCTTTCCTCTTTGctctttgttttattttgtattttgtagAAAAACTCTTCTCCACGAGAAATTGTGGACTTCAAATGTTTCATGACTGGAGACTACTTGGAAGTGGATGATTTAGAAGACCCTGAATCACATTCTTCGAGTTCACAGAACTCAAGCTGTCCTAGCAAGTTATCAGATGAATGTTTTGATTGGATGGCCTTATTAGATGAACTTGAGGAAGGGGATGTTGCTGATTCACAGGGAAAGTATTGGAGTTCTAGATACAGTATCACCACGTCAGTTAAATCAAATGATGTAATTATGGTTCATCCCTCATCAGGTATGTCAGTATCTCCGACGTTGCTACTTTGAAGTCCACATACACTCATGACAAACTCCAGCACGAGAGTGAGGGGGTGTTATCACCTtgtaagattaaaaaaaaaaccaaaaatttcATGTATGATTTTCTACAAGCTAAAGGTCTCACCCCCGTGAAATCTGTTTAGTTGGCCATCTCGCTCCTCCCTCTCTGGAATTCCTGTAAAGGCCTCAGTTGCACTGTTGTATAGATTTTGGCAAACTTGAGATACTTCACCCAACGAGATATGCAAGAATCACAAAGTTTTGGCATATAAAGTAGTAGCTTAGTTACTCATAAAGCTTACTTCTTTCACTTGAATATCTACCTAGGACCTATATTCACTGGAGCTGCAAGTACTTCCAAAAATGAACCATTAACAGATGAAGCACATGCTAGAGCAGTCTACAAAAGGGGATGTATCGGAAACGGGAAATGAAGGCAATTCAAATTTCTGCGATGCAAATATATGCGCAATCTTAAACGAGGAAAAGAATGAGAATGGTGCGGGCAGAAAGAAATTTAGGCTTAAGCAGTACTTCTGCTTCGCTTACTTTTAAGTCGATAGTCAACAAATCATACAGCGAAAAAAGTAGGAAACACGGGTCTCCTTAGCATCTTCGGATAGATGTCGAAAGAACGAGCAAATGAGATGAGGGATGACGATCGATGTTAATGGGAATTAGGGAGCAAGATGTTTTTACCACTTTGATTTCAGTTTATTTGTTCATGTCGAAGAGATTAGAATATTGATCCTGCAGTAAAAAGAAGTGAACTCTGGAAAACTGCAAGTGCAACATCCGTTTACATTTTGTATTATTCGAAGTATCAAATTGTTACATACAGTGTGATTTAGcttaaacatacttgaacaCTTGTCATTCTACACTCCAGGGCAAGGCTTCAAGTTGTTATGTATTTGTGGCTAAGACTGTCAAAACAAGATAGCGAAACGGGCTGACCTGCAACTCGTGACACCCGCTATTTGGGTGGGTTGGAAATTATTAACCAAATCCACTTATTTGACGAGACGGGTTGACCCACGACTTGTCACTCACTCAGCGGGCAGGGCAGAAAATGACCAACCCAACCTGTCTAGTTGACGTGGTGGGCCGGGCCGGTCTGACGAGCGTAGCCCATTTTGAGGAGTCTATTTGCGCCTGATGTAATCAAATATAATGTCTTTTGTGTAGttaattttcaatttagtttaaATATACATGTCACTTTTTcccaacaaaataaaatatattcgaATTTTTAACAACTTTGTAAAATTAACTGTTTACtgtgataaaaaaataaaaataaaaaatttgtttatttcaca from Primulina tabacum isolate GXHZ01 chromosome 14, ASM2559414v2, whole genome shotgun sequence includes:
- the LOC142524700 gene encoding uncharacterized protein LOC142524700; the encoded protein is MRKKNQVFGFWKPKGRACKIYSNSVINGWRSTLEYYEGKAHDAAQTTDWVMQEYSITQKEISGEKNNPKEPTSLCRVFLCNGSSHINGAHTKGESEDISLRASVIPKTNNTSEQDSKSESKKNSSPREIVDFKCFMTGDYLEVDDLEDPESHSSSSQNSSCPSKLSDECFDWMALLDELEEGDVADSQGKYWSSRYSITTSVKSNDVIMVHPSSGPIFTGAASTSKNEPLTDEAHARAVYKRGCIGNGK